In Exiguobacterium sibiricum 7-3, a genomic segment contains:
- the rnr gene encoding ribonuclease R yields the protein MELRERILEVIAADERPLSIDQLTKKLELTDTAQFKELIRTLNELEEEALVARTRSNKYGTLAQIGQVAGKISVHQRGFGFVSPEDGSAGDIFLPAPELGNVYNGDRVLVKVFAESNGGDRREGKLLKILSRGPADFVGTFVSPKGRIESIAYIEPDDSKLTFLPVVANEDTLGAVDGHKVLARITKYPDGRYAGTAKVLQIIGHKNDPGVDILSIVHKHGINVDFSDAAIAEANDIPDQIDEKDLVGRVDLRKEVTVTIDGADAKDLDDAVHVKKLANGNYELGVHIADVSHYVKEDSPLDEEARERGTSVYLVDRVIPMIPHRLSNGICSLNPHVDRLTLSCIMEIDQNGAVVNHEILQSVIKTTERMTYTDVRKIIEREDEEVVAKYHNLVANFDQMAELAAILRERRSRRGAINFDFPEAKVLVNEEGKTSEIILRERSVAEKLIEEFMLAANETVAEHVQHQKLPFMYRIHDEPKAERLDTFFKFIANFGINVERKGESVAPKTLQSILNAVEGEPEEAVVSTVMLRSLQQAKYDVEPIGHFGLSTDFYTHFTSPIRRYPDLMVHRLLREYIIFNDKSQKTQDRYAAILPEIADHASKRERRAVDAERETNALKKAEYMEQHIGETFEGVVSGVTNFGMFVELPNTIEGLVHIQAMTDDFYRYDEANYQLMGERTKQQFRIGDVVEIKVTGVNIDEKTIDFAVVGMPERQPKKRFESKTIRSSGGRPGQKRDDKKDDRRGKSKRPSKPKDQSKGKGFALKDKKDKPPFHKAVSNKKRKRK from the coding sequence TTGGAATTACGTGAACGCATATTAGAGGTCATCGCGGCGGACGAACGTCCGTTGTCGATTGATCAATTAACGAAAAAACTGGAATTAACGGATACGGCACAGTTCAAGGAACTGATCCGGACGTTAAATGAACTTGAAGAAGAAGCGCTTGTCGCGCGGACCCGTTCGAACAAATACGGAACCCTCGCCCAAATCGGGCAAGTCGCTGGAAAAATCTCGGTCCACCAACGTGGATTCGGATTCGTTTCACCGGAAGACGGTTCTGCAGGCGATATCTTCCTGCCGGCACCGGAACTCGGCAATGTCTATAACGGGGACCGTGTCCTCGTCAAAGTTTTTGCTGAATCCAACGGCGGGGACCGCCGTGAAGGCAAGTTGCTCAAGATTCTCTCACGCGGACCGGCTGATTTCGTCGGGACGTTTGTCAGTCCAAAAGGACGGATTGAGTCGATTGCCTACATTGAGCCGGATGATTCGAAGCTGACGTTCTTACCGGTCGTCGCAAACGAAGATACGCTCGGTGCCGTCGACGGCCATAAAGTCCTCGCGCGGATTACGAAGTATCCGGACGGCCGTTACGCGGGAACGGCAAAAGTCTTACAAATCATCGGTCATAAAAACGACCCGGGTGTCGATATCCTGTCGATCGTCCACAAGCACGGCATCAATGTCGACTTCTCAGACGCAGCAATCGCGGAAGCGAATGACATTCCGGATCAAATCGATGAGAAAGATCTCGTCGGTCGCGTGGACTTACGCAAGGAAGTGACGGTCACGATTGACGGCGCTGATGCGAAAGACCTCGATGACGCGGTCCATGTCAAGAAACTTGCGAACGGCAACTACGAGCTCGGTGTTCACATCGCCGACGTCTCGCATTACGTCAAGGAAGATTCACCGCTGGACGAAGAAGCACGCGAACGCGGGACAAGTGTCTATCTCGTTGACCGCGTGATTCCGATGATTCCGCACCGTCTGTCAAACGGGATCTGTTCATTGAACCCACACGTTGATCGTTTAACACTCAGCTGCATCATGGAAATCGATCAAAACGGTGCTGTCGTCAATCATGAGATTTTACAAAGTGTCATCAAGACGACGGAACGGATGACGTATACCGATGTCCGTAAAATCATCGAACGCGAAGACGAAGAAGTGGTCGCGAAATATCACAATCTCGTCGCTAACTTCGATCAGATGGCGGAACTGGCTGCGATTCTCCGCGAACGCCGCTCGCGCCGTGGAGCGATCAACTTCGACTTCCCGGAAGCAAAAGTGCTCGTCAACGAAGAAGGCAAGACAAGCGAAATCATCTTACGTGAGCGGTCCGTTGCCGAAAAACTGATCGAAGAGTTTATGCTTGCCGCGAACGAAACGGTGGCAGAGCACGTCCAGCACCAAAAACTGCCGTTCATGTACCGGATCCACGATGAGCCGAAAGCAGAACGTCTCGATACGTTCTTCAAGTTCATCGCCAACTTCGGGATCAACGTTGAACGCAAAGGCGAGTCGGTCGCACCGAAGACGTTGCAATCGATCTTGAACGCCGTTGAAGGCGAACCGGAAGAAGCCGTCGTCAGTACGGTCATGTTACGGTCGCTCCAACAAGCGAAATATGACGTCGAACCGATTGGTCACTTTGGTCTGTCGACCGATTTCTATACGCACTTCACGTCACCGATCCGCCGATATCCGGACTTGATGGTCCACCGTCTCTTGCGCGAGTACATCATCTTTAATGATAAATCGCAAAAGACACAGGACCGTTATGCTGCGATTCTGCCGGAGATCGCCGATCACGCCTCAAAACGGGAACGTCGTGCCGTTGACGCGGAGCGCGAAACGAATGCGCTGAAGAAAGCTGAGTATATGGAACAACACATCGGCGAAACGTTTGAAGGTGTCGTCAGCGGAGTGACCAACTTCGGGATGTTCGTTGAGTTACCGAACACGATCGAAGGACTCGTTCACATCCAGGCGATGACGGATGACTTCTATCGCTATGATGAAGCGAACTATCAATTGATGGGCGAACGGACGAAACAACAGTTCCGGATCGGCGACGTCGTCGAGATCAAAGTCACCGGTGTCAACATCGATGAGAAGACAATCGACTTCGCGGTCGTCGGGATGCCGGAACGCCAACCGAAAAAACGATTTGAGTCGAAGACAATCCGTTCAAGCGGCGGCCGTCCGGGACAAAAACGCGACGATAAGAAAGACGACCGTCGCGGAAAGTCGAAGCGTCCGAGTAAGCCGAAGGACCAGTCGAAAGGCAAAGGGTTCGCGCTGAAGGACAAGAAGGATAAACCACCGTTCCATAAAGCGGTCTCGAATAAAAAACGGAAGCGCAAATAA
- a CDS encoding LacI family DNA-binding transcriptional regulator, with amino-acid sequence MSTIREVAKVANVSVATVSRVMNEKGYVSEKARTAVLQAIKQLDYRPNRVARSLFQKRSGLIGLIVPDITNPFFPQLARAVEDMAHQHGFQVILCNTDEQFQKEQEYIQSLEAMHIDGLIITTNYSNNPNYEKLEVPVVALDRVLQGAIPTVTSNGHDGGKKAAQFLLDHGATELVVISGPSKLPTIRKRRDGFEEIAGKHLVASIESPFHFQGALGAANYLFDHYDCNGIFAANDVIAAATIQVAAERGIAIPDQLQIIGYDGIELGQMISPPLTTIAQPIYQMGELAAKLLIQRIEGKEIAAVHHELMVEVIERETTKRKGEQS; translated from the coding sequence ATGTCGACCATCCGGGAAGTAGCGAAAGTGGCAAATGTCTCCGTTGCGACCGTCTCACGTGTCATGAATGAGAAGGGATATGTCAGCGAAAAAGCAAGAACAGCAGTCCTGCAAGCGATTAAGCAGCTCGATTACCGACCGAACCGGGTCGCCAGGTCGTTGTTCCAAAAACGATCTGGTCTGATTGGTTTGATCGTACCTGACATCACCAATCCGTTTTTCCCGCAACTCGCACGGGCTGTGGAAGATATGGCACATCAGCACGGATTTCAGGTGATTTTGTGTAACACGGATGAACAGTTTCAGAAAGAACAAGAATATATTCAGTCACTCGAAGCGATGCATATCGACGGGCTGATCATCACGACGAACTATTCGAACAACCCGAACTACGAAAAACTCGAAGTGCCGGTTGTCGCCCTTGACCGTGTTTTGCAGGGCGCAATTCCGACAGTGACCTCAAATGGTCATGACGGCGGAAAAAAAGCAGCACAGTTCTTACTCGATCACGGGGCGACTGAACTCGTCGTCATCAGCGGTCCTTCAAAATTACCGACCATTCGCAAGCGGCGTGACGGATTTGAAGAAATCGCAGGTAAACATTTGGTCGCAAGCATCGAGTCGCCGTTTCATTTCCAAGGCGCCCTCGGAGCCGCCAACTACTTATTTGACCATTATGACTGCAATGGGATTTTTGCAGCGAATGATGTCATCGCAGCGGCGACGATTCAAGTCGCAGCCGAGCGGGGAATCGCGATTCCGGATCAATTACAGATCATCGGTTATGACGGAATTGAACTGGGGCAGATGATTTCTCCACCGCTCACGACGATTGCTCAGCCAATCTATCAGATGGGCGAACTGGCGGCGAAGTTATTGATTCAACGGATTGAAGGAAAAGAGATTGCGGCCGTCCATCATGAACTGATGGTCGAAGTCATTGAACGGGAAACAACGAAGCGGAAGGGTGAACAGTCATGA
- the rbsD gene encoding D-ribose pyranase: protein MKRHGILNSHISKVLTDLGHTDMVVIADCGLPIPAGVERIDLALELGTPSFVDVVRIVADDMAVEQVTLASEIKEANPVALEAVTKLDVPQDYVSHEAFKELTKQAKVIIRTGEATPYANVILHAGVIF, encoded by the coding sequence ATGAAACGACACGGGATTTTAAACAGTCATATCAGTAAAGTCTTAACGGATCTTGGTCATACGGACATGGTCGTCATCGCTGACTGCGGTCTGCCGATTCCGGCAGGCGTAGAGCGGATCGATTTGGCACTTGAACTCGGGACACCATCGTTCGTTGATGTCGTCCGGATCGTCGCAGACGACATGGCGGTTGAACAGGTGACACTGGCATCGGAAATCAAAGAGGCCAATCCGGTTGCGCTCGAGGCTGTGACGAAGCTTGACGTACCGCAAGATTATGTGTCGCACGAAGCATTCAAAGAATTGACGAAGCAGGCGAAAGTCATCATCCGGACGGGTGAAGCGACACCGTATGCGAACGTCATCTTACACGCCGGCGTCATTTTTTAA
- the smpB gene encoding SsrA-binding protein SmpB — protein MPKGTSSKVLANNKRASFDYAIEDTIEAGLVLTGTEIKSVRKGKISIGDAFVRFDGGEAILWNSNIAHFEQGNRYNHEQLRPRKLLLHKKQIANLMGLVSRDGYTIVPLKIYIKNGYAKCLIGLGRGKKKFDKRDDLKKKDAKRDIDRALRDKQKY, from the coding sequence ATGCCAAAAGGTACAAGTTCAAAAGTATTAGCCAACAACAAACGGGCGTCGTTTGATTATGCGATTGAAGATACGATTGAAGCGGGTCTCGTCTTGACGGGAACCGAAATCAAATCGGTCCGTAAAGGAAAAATCAGTATTGGCGACGCGTTCGTCCGGTTCGACGGCGGGGAAGCGATTCTCTGGAACTCAAACATCGCCCACTTCGAACAAGGGAACCGGTACAACCACGAACAGCTCCGTCCGCGGAAACTGTTGCTGCACAAAAAACAGATCGCAAACTTAATGGGACTCGTCTCGCGCGACGGGTACACGATCGTGCCGCTGAAGATCTACATCAAGAACGGCTACGCGAAATGTCTGATCGGACTCGGACGCGGGAAGAAGAAATTCGACAAACGCGACGATCTGAAGAAGAAGGACGCGAAACGCGATATTGACCGCGCATTACGCGACAAGCAAAAGTATTGA
- a CDS encoding sugar ABC transporter ATP-binding protein, with protein sequence MQIEMTGITKAFGPVPVLKGVDFTLATGEIHALMGENGAGKSTLMKILTGVHKADQGTILVDGVEQQYKNPKLAEEAGIAFIHQELNILPDLTVTENLFLGRELKSRFGVLKQAEMKRLAERELAELNVFMDVNQLARTLSVGQQQMIEIAKALMTDAKVIIMDEPTAALTEREIRALFSVATALRGQGVSIVYISHRMEEIFELCDRITVLRDGVSVSTHRIADTSFEQIVREMVGREMGERYPERQVTLGQTVLEVTGATGKRFEDVSFSVRTGEIVGFSGLMGAGRTEVMRGLFGVDRMKAGTISLNGNVVKIKSPHDAIKQGLGFLTEDRKGEGLFLDFSLRENISLPTIRSLSKSGVISDQSERQFAEGYLKSLSVRHSSMDQPAKSLSGGNQQKVVLAKWLGTKPDVLILDEPTRGVDVGAKKEIYMIMNELAASGVAIIMISSDLPEILGMSDRVYVMREGQMSGMLNQEEATQESIMTLATGGQ encoded by the coding sequence ATGCAAATTGAGATGACAGGTATCACAAAAGCGTTTGGTCCCGTTCCCGTCTTGAAGGGAGTCGACTTCACTCTCGCGACCGGTGAGATTCATGCCTTGATGGGAGAGAACGGTGCCGGAAAATCGACACTGATGAAAATTCTGACCGGTGTCCATAAAGCCGATCAAGGAACGATTTTAGTCGACGGAGTCGAACAGCAGTATAAAAATCCGAAACTGGCGGAAGAAGCGGGGATTGCCTTCATCCACCAGGAACTGAACATCTTACCGGACTTAACGGTCACGGAAAATCTGTTTCTCGGACGGGAACTGAAATCCCGCTTCGGTGTTTTGAAGCAGGCGGAAATGAAACGGCTTGCCGAACGCGAACTGGCAGAATTGAACGTCTTCATGGACGTCAATCAGCTCGCCCGGACGTTATCGGTCGGACAACAGCAGATGATTGAGATCGCGAAAGCGTTGATGACGGATGCGAAGGTCATCATCATGGATGAGCCGACGGCCGCTTTGACGGAACGCGAAATCCGCGCCTTGTTCAGTGTCGCGACGGCATTGCGGGGTCAAGGAGTCTCGATCGTCTATATCTCACACCGAATGGAAGAAATTTTTGAGCTGTGTGACCGGATCACGGTGTTACGGGACGGTGTCTCTGTCTCGACCCACCGGATTGCCGACACTTCGTTTGAACAGATCGTCCGCGAAATGGTCGGACGCGAGATGGGCGAACGCTATCCGGAGCGTCAAGTGACACTCGGTCAGACGGTCCTCGAAGTCACCGGGGCAACCGGCAAACGGTTTGAAGATGTCTCGTTCTCGGTCCGTACCGGTGAAATCGTCGGATTTTCCGGCTTGATGGGAGCAGGACGAACAGAAGTCATGCGCGGCTTGTTCGGGGTCGACCGGATGAAAGCAGGGACGATCAGCTTAAACGGCAACGTCGTCAAAATCAAATCACCGCATGATGCGATCAAACAGGGACTCGGTTTCTTAACGGAAGACCGAAAAGGCGAAGGATTGTTCCTCGATTTTTCACTCCGGGAAAACATCTCCTTGCCGACAATCCGGTCGTTATCGAAGTCCGGTGTCATCTCCGATCAATCGGAGCGGCAGTTCGCCGAAGGATATCTCAAGTCGTTATCTGTCCGGCACAGCTCGATGGATCAACCGGCGAAGTCTTTATCAGGCGGGAACCAGCAAAAGGTCGTCCTCGCGAAATGGCTCGGAACAAAACCGGATGTCCTGATTCTCGACGAACCGACACGCGGTGTCGACGTCGGGGCGAAAAAAGAGATTTATATGATTATGAACGAACTGGCCGCATCGGGTGTCGCAATCATCATGATCAGTTCTGATCTGCCGGAAATCCTCGGCATGAGCGACCGCGTCTATGTAATGCGTGAAGGGCAAATGAGCGGCATGCTCAATCAAGAAGAGGCAACGCAAGAGAGTATCATGACGCTTGCGACAGGAGGACAATGA
- a CDS encoding TIR domain-containing protein, with product MPLFLERDLKRKGSQEGLKGYFNKSANTILKENYESFSNTKTYDVFLSHSFLDAEVILGLKLALEEKNLTVYVDWIDDKQLNRDKVNARTANQLRNRMNNCKSLFFATSDNSSNSKWMPWELGYFDGLKNKVAIIPITKSISYNDTFSGQEYLGLYDYVIEQYGSLYIRYLNGTTEPFRDWIKE from the coding sequence ATGCCACTTTTTTTAGAAAGAGACTTAAAGCGAAAAGGGAGTCAAGAAGGTCTTAAAGGATATTTCAACAAGTCTGCAAACACCATACTTAAAGAAAATTATGAAAGTTTTAGCAATACTAAGACCTACGATGTTTTTTTGTCTCATAGTTTTTTAGATGCTGAAGTAATACTAGGATTAAAATTAGCTTTAGAGGAAAAAAACTTGACGGTATATGTAGATTGGATAGACGACAAACAATTAAATAGGGATAAAGTGAATGCAAGAACAGCAAATCAGTTGAGGAATAGAATGAATAATTGCAAATCACTTTTTTTTGCCACTTCGGATAACTCTAGTAACTCTAAATGGATGCCTTGGGAATTAGGATACTTTGATGGTTTAAAGAATAAAGTTGCCATTATACCAATTACAAAATCAATTTCATATAATGATACTTTTTCCGGTCAAGAATATTTAGGGCTATATGATTATGTTATTGAACAATATGGATCGCTTTATATTCGATATTTAAATGGAACTACGGAACCTTTTCGAGATTGGATAAAAGAGTGA
- the secG gene encoding preprotein translocase subunit SecG: protein MIIHNVALVGLIVVSVLLIIVVLLMSGRTAGLGALTGGAEQLFGRQKARGLDAVLNRVASILGALFFILALLVAFYK from the coding sequence ATGATCATTCATAACGTGGCTCTTGTCGGCCTCATCGTCGTTTCCGTTCTTCTCATCATCGTCGTTCTCTTGATGTCAGGCCGTACGGCTGGACTCGGAGCATTGACAGGTGGGGCAGAACAATTATTTGGTCGCCAAAAAGCCCGTGGCTTGGATGCGGTCCTAAATCGTGTAGCGTCTATTTTAGGGGCATTATTCTTTATCTTGGCGTTACTCGTCGCTTTTTATAAGTGA
- the rbsB gene encoding ribose ABC transporter substrate-binding protein RbsB, whose product MKKLLALVMMALMVFAAACSTEQPGSDTEKEKKTKDFKIGLSISTLNNPFFVSLKEGAEKEAKAQGATLQVADAQDDAAKQASDIEDMIQKKVDLILINPTDSAAVGAAVQTANDADIPVITVDRNAEAGDVIAHIASDNVAGGKQAGEYMIELVGDKAKVVELEGIPGASATRDRGEGFHAAVDSKLDVVAKQSANFDRAKGLSVMENILQNNKDIKAVFAHNDEMALGAVEALKAAGMEDVKVIGFDATDDAVKAVEDGKMAGTVAQKPAEIGKTGIDTAIKHLKGETVEKNIPVELDLIKQ is encoded by the coding sequence ATGAAAAAACTACTCGCACTCGTCATGATGGCTTTAATGGTGTTCGCAGCGGCTTGTTCGACGGAACAACCGGGCAGTGACACGGAAAAAGAGAAGAAAACAAAAGACTTCAAGATTGGTCTGTCGATTTCGACGCTCAACAACCCGTTCTTTGTGTCACTTAAAGAAGGCGCAGAAAAAGAAGCAAAAGCACAAGGCGCAACACTGCAAGTCGCGGATGCACAAGATGATGCGGCCAAACAAGCAAGCGACATCGAAGATATGATTCAAAAGAAAGTCGATCTTATCTTGATCAACCCAACGGATTCAGCAGCAGTCGGTGCGGCAGTTCAAACAGCAAACGATGCTGACATCCCAGTCATCACAGTTGACCGGAATGCAGAAGCCGGCGACGTCATCGCGCACATCGCGTCGGATAACGTAGCAGGTGGGAAACAAGCGGGTGAGTACATGATCGAACTCGTTGGCGACAAAGCGAAAGTCGTTGAACTCGAAGGAATCCCGGGCGCATCTGCAACACGCGACCGCGGCGAAGGCTTCCACGCGGCAGTCGACAGCAAGCTTGACGTCGTCGCTAAACAATCAGCAAACTTCGACCGGGCAAAAGGTCTGTCGGTCATGGAAAACATTCTTCAAAACAACAAAGACATCAAAGCTGTCTTCGCACACAACGATGAAATGGCCCTTGGTGCCGTCGAAGCGTTGAAAGCAGCGGGCATGGAAGACGTAAAAGTCATCGGTTTTGACGCAACAGACGATGCGGTTAAAGCAGTCGAAGACGGTAAGATGGCCGGAACAGTCGCTCAGAAACCGGCTGAAATCGGTAAAACCGGAATCGACACAGCAATCAAACACCTCAAAGGTGAGACAGTCGAGAAGAACATTCCAGTCGAACTCGATCTCATCAAACAATAA
- a CDS encoding alpha/beta hydrolase, producing MKITLPKPFFFEGGNRAVLLLHGFTGSSADVRMLGRYLQKHGYTSLAPQYKGHAAPPEELTKTGPADWWQDVLDGYEELKAKGYDEIAVCGLSLGGVMSLRLSMHRPVKAVIPMCAPAYIKSEDVMYAGVTEYAREFKKREGKSVEEIEQEMAVFEPMPTLKDLQALLKDTRDSLEDVYAPTLVIQARNDHMINTDSANIIHDGVSALQKDLIWYENSGHVITLDKEKETLHQDIHEFLDGLNWSH from the coding sequence ATGAAAATCACATTACCAAAACCATTCTTTTTTGAAGGCGGCAACCGGGCAGTTCTGTTGTTGCACGGCTTCACCGGCTCAAGCGCCGATGTCCGGATGCTCGGACGTTACCTGCAAAAACATGGTTATACATCACTGGCACCACAATATAAAGGGCACGCTGCCCCACCCGAAGAGCTGACGAAGACTGGGCCAGCCGACTGGTGGCAGGATGTCCTCGACGGTTACGAAGAGTTAAAAGCCAAAGGATACGACGAGATTGCGGTCTGCGGACTGTCACTCGGCGGTGTCATGTCGCTTCGACTTTCGATGCACCGTCCGGTCAAAGCCGTCATTCCGATGTGTGCGCCGGCTTACATCAAAAGTGAAGACGTCATGTATGCAGGAGTCACGGAGTATGCCAGAGAATTTAAAAAGCGAGAAGGAAAATCGGTCGAGGAAATCGAACAGGAGATGGCTGTGTTCGAACCGATGCCGACCTTAAAGGATCTGCAAGCCTTGCTGAAAGATACACGCGATTCACTCGAAGATGTCTATGCACCGACACTCGTCATCCAAGCCCGCAATGATCATATGATCAACACGGATTCAGCCAACATCATCCATGATGGTGTCAGTGCCTTACAAAAAGATCTGATCTGGTATGAGAACTCAGGTCATGTCATTACGCTCGACAAAGAAAAAGAAACGCTCCACCAAGACATCCATGAATTTTTGGACGGCTTGAACTGGAGCCATTAA
- the rbsK gene encoding ribokinase has translation MKQISVVGSISMDLVVESDRRPSAGETVIGSAFHTVPGGKGANQAVAIARLGGNVEMVGCVGDDANGDAIRQNFETEQVGTTHLQTIANERTGTAHITLAEGDNSIVVVQSANLAVVYDESQLDSLLGQTDMILLQLEIPLQTVKQVARYGKTHGIPVVLNPAPAIVLDDELLEDVTYLTPNEHECGLIFGQQQSLEHWLSQYPNKLIVTEGSRGARFYDGDAIVTVPAIKTDVVDTTGAGDTFNGALAVSLTEGTSLTEAIRFANKAAGMSVRALGAQGGMPTREQMEVEA, from the coding sequence ATGAAACAAATCAGTGTAGTCGGAAGTATCTCGATGGATTTGGTCGTCGAAAGCGATCGTCGTCCGTCAGCAGGGGAAACGGTCATCGGATCCGCCTTCCATACGGTACCGGGAGGCAAAGGAGCAAATCAAGCAGTCGCGATTGCCCGGCTTGGCGGCAACGTCGAAATGGTCGGCTGTGTCGGTGACGATGCAAACGGTGATGCGATCCGTCAGAACTTCGAAACGGAGCAGGTCGGGACGACGCATCTGCAGACGATTGCGAATGAACGGACCGGAACAGCTCACATCACGCTTGCAGAAGGCGACAATTCGATTGTCGTCGTCCAGTCAGCGAACTTGGCGGTCGTCTATGACGAGAGCCAACTCGACAGCTTGCTCGGTCAGACGGACATGATTTTGTTACAGCTCGAGATTCCGCTTCAAACCGTCAAACAGGTGGCGCGTTACGGCAAGACACATGGTATTCCCGTCGTCTTGAATCCGGCGCCAGCCATCGTCCTTGACGACGAGTTACTCGAAGACGTGACGTACCTGACACCAAACGAACATGAATGCGGCTTGATTTTCGGACAACAGCAGTCACTGGAACATTGGTTAAGCCAGTATCCCAATAAATTGATCGTGACGGAAGGCAGCCGGGGCGCCCGCTTTTATGACGGAGACGCGATTGTGACGGTTCCAGCCATCAAGACGGACGTCGTCGATACGACAGGTGCCGGTGATACCTTCAACGGAGCACTTGCTGTCAGCTTGACGGAAGGAACGTCATTGACGGAAGCGATTCGGTTTGCGAACAAGGCAGCCGGTATGTCCGTCCGGGCACTCGGAGCACAAGGCGGAATGCCGACGCGCGAACAGATGGAGGTCGAAGCATGA
- a CDS encoding ABC transporter permease subunit → MELMQGKLTEKKPRRLGIGQKLGPLAGLFAIILVVSIMEPDFLTLNNLFNILRQVSINALIAFGMTFVILTGGIDLSVGSILALSSAFVAGLMTDGTSAILAVLAGLIVGAIMGALNGMVISLGKVAPFIATLATMTIFRGLTLVYTDGKPITGLSQGGWFELFGRGYFWIFPVPVVTMLIAFGVLYFILKKTTFGRYTYAIGGNEEAAKLMGIQVNKVKILIYSLSGLMAALAGIILTSRLNSAQPTAGTSYELDAIAAVVLGGTSLSGGRGWIVGTLIGALIIGTLNNGLNLLGVSSFFQLVVKGLVILFAVLADRKQTT, encoded by the coding sequence ATGGAATTGATGCAAGGGAAACTGACAGAAAAGAAACCGAGACGACTCGGGATTGGTCAAAAGCTCGGTCCGCTCGCCGGACTGTTCGCGATCATTCTCGTCGTTTCGATCATGGAACCGGACTTTTTAACGCTTAATAACTTATTTAACATCTTACGCCAAGTTTCGATCAATGCCTTGATTGCTTTCGGGATGACGTTCGTCATCTTAACGGGCGGGATCGACTTATCGGTCGGTTCGATTCTTGCGTTGTCATCCGCGTTCGTCGCCGGTCTGATGACCGACGGAACGTCCGCGATTCTCGCTGTGCTTGCCGGCTTGATCGTCGGGGCAATCATGGGTGCTTTAAACGGAATGGTCATCTCGCTCGGGAAAGTCGCACCGTTCATCGCGACACTCGCAACGATGACGATCTTCCGCGGTCTGACACTCGTCTATACGGACGGGAAGCCGATTACCGGACTCAGCCAAGGTGGCTGGTTTGAATTATTCGGTCGCGGCTACTTCTGGATCTTCCCGGTCCCGGTCGTGACGATGTTGATTGCCTTTGGCGTGCTGTACTTCATCTTGAAGAAAACGACGTTCGGCCGTTACACGTATGCGATTGGTGGAAACGAAGAAGCTGCAAAATTGATGGGGATTCAAGTCAACAAAGTGAAGATTTTGATCTACTCGCTGTCTGGTTTAATGGCAGCACTGGCTGGAATCATCCTGACGTCGCGTCTCAACTCGGCGCAACCAACAGCCGGAACATCGTACGAACTTGATGCGATCGCAGCGGTCGTCCTTGGTGGAACAAGCTTATCTGGTGGACGCGGTTGGATCGTCGGGACGTTGATCGGTGCCTTGATCATCGGGACACTCAACAACGGACTTAACCTGCTTGGTGTCTCCTCGTTCTTCCAGCTCGTCGTCAAAGGGCTCGTCATCCTGTTCGCGGTACTCGCGGACCGGAAACAAACTACGTGA